Proteins from a genomic interval of Gammaproteobacteria bacterium:
- a CDS encoding sugar ABC transporter permease, producing the protein MKTAVTGPFAPGIPQRSTAALVTLFLCPGLLIYTVFMVWPVAQAAMFSFFDWNGFGWPTDFTGFRNFVSVLNDPLFWKAFGNNLYLIVFMMATVVPVALGLSVVIARRIPFAITFRLIFFLPYVLADLTAGLIWRYLLDGDYGVLSEISLFGLDEAYVLANPQLALTAVAVVMVWKSFGFHLILFVAGLQQIDHSLYEAAEIDGAGPFQKLTRITIPLLAPTIALSGFFVVISSIQAFDMIMAMTTGGPSRSTSTMVHYLYADGIASMRIGFGSAIGVVIFFITLAFSATYRKLSGRYA; encoded by the coding sequence ATGAAAACAGCAGTTACAGGCCCGTTCGCGCCGGGGATTCCGCAGCGGTCGACCGCCGCGCTGGTCACGCTGTTTCTTTGCCCCGGCCTGCTCATCTACACCGTTTTCATGGTCTGGCCCGTGGCGCAGGCCGCGATGTTCAGTTTCTTTGACTGGAACGGATTCGGCTGGCCCACCGATTTCACCGGATTTCGCAATTTCGTCAGCGTTCTGAACGATCCCCTGTTCTGGAAGGCCTTCGGCAACAATCTCTACCTGATTGTCTTCATGATGGCCACGGTGGTGCCCGTCGCGCTCGGGCTGTCGGTGGTGATCGCCCGCAGGATCCCGTTCGCGATCACGTTCCGGCTGATTTTCTTCCTGCCGTACGTGCTCGCCGACCTGACCGCCGGTCTGATCTGGCGCTACCTGCTCGACGGAGACTACGGAGTGCTTTCGGAAATCAGCCTGTTCGGACTGGACGAAGCCTATGTGCTGGCCAATCCGCAACTGGCGCTTACGGCGGTGGCGGTGGTGATGGTGTGGAAGAGCTTCGGCTTCCACCTCATCCTGTTCGTGGCCGGACTGCAGCAGATCGACCATTCGCTCTATGAGGCCGCCGAGATCGACGGCGCGGGCCCGTTCCAGAAGCTGACGAGAATCACCATCCCGTTGCTGGCCCCCACCATCGCGCTTTCCGGGTTCTTCGTGGTGATCAGTTCCATCCAGGCCTTCGACATGATCATGGCCATGACCACAGGCGGACCCTCCCGGTCCACCTCAACCATGGTGCACTACCTGTACGCCGACGGCATCGCGAGCATGCGGATCGGATTCGGCTCCGCCATCGGCGTGGTCATCTTCTTCATCACCCTGGCGTTCTCTGCGACCTACCGGAAGTTGAGCGGCCGATATGCCTGA
- a CDS encoding TonB-dependent receptor, translated as MSTPYVANKLQSVWMIAIAAGLAFGAGTAAAQSDSDDEAIEEIVVTGIRGSLQRSLEAKRNADQVIDSISAEDIGKFPDENVAESLQRVTGVQIDRSGRAFGEGSFISIRGLGPDTSRTFVNGRAVLATGFGERGVDFRNLPSEFVSSLSVVKSSAASDIDGSLSGHVDVTTAMPFDNGGGFRAAASAQLVYADLLDENLPRITGSISNTSADGTMGIMLTAHYEERDNRQDGFTTDGFDCVDATYNARCSGGQQFWRPRASRYELWVVPSERTGATAAVQWRPNDNFELKGDLLYNSRKEVSTQVSMVGLTRLGGGRTLDASTVQTTSSGTIIGASIVPGTSFMNIFNLFLSTDAHVMMGGLNGTWTSGPWTFEGDLGYSESESGGDFDHTGIRHRGLVIGTDLASGVPSSMPLGDFVANPTSTDGWQAWRVRRSKTSNEQDDTQYRFSASFEFDDNDFIDDVEAGIRYADAEYFAGVFGARARSNFINFSLTPLDQHFTDPNSAVHTTAAHLGVSDYGDQMPGQQVGNLIFPNKDVLNREFLPPQHDFLPNAPDTALIGESTTALYVQMNFSNGPLSGNVGVRWVETEIIADAEGVTPDPAATVRDAFTGQGYLLPQIHLENSYSDVLPSLNVRWEVRDDLIVRFGASKTLFRAEADELAPRGTVNPSQLTVRGGNAFLDPFRSTNINLALEYYFGDNSGVSATVFHMDIESFFSSGLTGEKAMVPGFPEEFDIVGPINGSGGKLRGLELGFQQAWDNGFGVVANLTLIDDDTENTNSFTGDRVGLERISESSYNLIGFYEANRISARLAYNYRDDFLQRTNGNGGLPRYVEGYGQLDGRIAYDLFDNWQVSFEAKNITGEDVQSYLGIPERIRDYFNFGRRYFFGVRTTF; from the coding sequence ATGAGCACACCATATGTAGCGAACAAATTGCAATCTGTTTGGATGATTGCCATTGCAGCGGGACTTGCATTCGGCGCGGGAACCGCAGCGGCCCAGTCCGATTCCGACGACGAGGCCATCGAAGAGATCGTGGTGACCGGCATCCGCGGATCACTGCAGCGGTCGCTCGAGGCAAAGCGAAACGCAGACCAGGTCATCGACAGCATTTCCGCGGAAGACATCGGCAAGTTCCCGGACGAAAACGTGGCCGAATCACTGCAGCGGGTGACCGGCGTGCAGATCGATCGAAGCGGCCGCGCTTTCGGTGAAGGCAGTTTCATCAGTATCCGCGGTCTGGGACCGGACACCAGCCGGACGTTTGTCAACGGTCGGGCAGTCCTTGCTACCGGCTTCGGCGAGCGCGGCGTGGACTTTCGCAATCTGCCCTCCGAATTCGTCTCCTCCCTGAGTGTCGTCAAGTCTTCGGCCGCCAGCGATATCGACGGCTCGCTGAGCGGTCATGTCGACGTGACAACCGCCATGCCCTTCGACAACGGCGGTGGATTTCGCGCCGCGGCGAGCGCTCAACTGGTCTATGCCGACCTGCTTGACGAGAACCTGCCCAGGATTACGGGATCGATCAGCAATACCTCAGCGGACGGAACCATGGGCATCATGCTGACCGCACACTACGAGGAACGCGACAACCGGCAGGACGGCTTCACCACGGACGGGTTCGACTGCGTGGACGCCACCTACAACGCACGCTGTTCCGGAGGCCAGCAATTCTGGCGCCCGCGGGCATCCCGATATGAACTCTGGGTGGTGCCCTCGGAAAGGACGGGCGCCACCGCAGCAGTTCAGTGGCGGCCTAACGACAACTTTGAATTGAAGGGCGACCTGCTCTACAACAGTCGCAAGGAAGTTTCAACGCAGGTGTCCATGGTCGGACTGACCCGCCTCGGCGGTGGCCGGACACTGGACGCCTCGACGGTCCAGACCACCTCCAGCGGAACCATTATCGGGGCGAGTATTGTTCCGGGCACCAGCTTCATGAACATATTCAACCTCTTCCTCTCCACCGACGCGCACGTGATGATGGGCGGCCTGAACGGCACATGGACCTCGGGTCCCTGGACTTTCGAAGGCGACCTGGGGTATTCCGAATCCGAATCGGGCGGAGATTTCGACCATACCGGAATCCGCCACCGCGGTCTGGTGATCGGCACCGACCTTGCGTCCGGGGTGCCGTCTTCCATGCCGCTGGGCGATTTCGTAGCCAATCCCACTTCAACCGACGGCTGGCAGGCGTGGCGCGTGCGCCGATCGAAGACCTCCAACGAGCAGGACGACACGCAATACCGGTTCAGCGCCTCCTTCGAATTCGACGACAACGACTTTATCGATGACGTGGAAGCGGGCATTCGTTACGCGGACGCCGAGTACTTTGCCGGAGTTTTCGGCGCCAGGGCGCGCAGCAATTTCATCAATTTCTCGCTCACCCCGCTGGACCAGCATTTCACCGATCCGAACAGCGCGGTTCACACGACCGCCGCCCACCTCGGCGTCAGCGACTACGGTGACCAGATGCCGGGACAGCAGGTCGGTAACCTCATTTTCCCGAACAAGGACGTTCTCAATCGCGAGTTCCTGCCGCCCCAGCACGATTTCCTGCCCAACGCGCCGGACACCGCGCTGATCGGAGAATCAACGACGGCGTTGTATGTGCAGATGAATTTCTCCAACGGACCCTTGTCCGGCAACGTCGGTGTTCGCTGGGTGGAGACCGAAATTATCGCCGACGCGGAAGGCGTGACGCCCGATCCCGCGGCTACGGTGCGGGATGCCTTTACCGGGCAGGGCTATCTGCTGCCCCAGATCCACCTGGAGAATTCCTATAGCGACGTCCTGCCCAGCCTGAACGTGCGCTGGGAGGTCCGGGACGACCTGATTGTCCGATTCGGCGCGTCGAAGACCCTGTTCCGCGCGGAGGCGGATGAACTTGCGCCTCGCGGAACGGTCAATCCAAGCCAGCTTACGGTCAGGGGAGGCAACGCATTCCTTGATCCGTTCCGCTCCACCAATATCAACCTGGCGCTGGAATACTACTTCGGCGACAACAGCGGGGTCTCCGCCACGGTGTTCCATATGGACATCGAATCGTTCTTCAGTTCCGGCCTGACAGGTGAAAAAGCCATGGTGCCGGGATTTCCCGAGGAATTCGATATCGTCGGGCCGATAAACGGTTCGGGCGGAAAGCTCCGGGGGCTTGAACTGGGCTTCCAGCAGGCCTGGGACAATGGATTCGGCGTTGTCGCCAACCTTACCCTGATCGATGACGACACGGAAAATACCAACTCGTTCACGGGGGATCGCGTCGGTCTGGAGCGTATTTCCGAGAGTTCCTACAACCTGATCGGGTTCTACGAAGCCAATCGCATCAGCGCCCGGCTCGCCTACAACTACCGCGACGACTTCCTGCAGCGCACCAACGGGAACGGAGGGCTGCCGCGGTATGTCGAAGGCTACGGACAACTGGACGGACGTATCGCCTACGACCTCTTTGACAACTGGCAGGTGTCGTTCGAGGCAAAGAACATCACCGGCGAGGATGTGCAGAGTTACCTTGGAATACCGGAAAGAATCCGCGACTATTTCAATTTCGGGCGCCGCTACTTCTTCGGTGTCCGCACCACTTTCTAG
- a CDS encoding alpha-L-fucosidase codes for MSATNLSLLKPDSERKNWFIHDRFGMIIHFGLYSLHTQGAWHRSRQELPHEHILKYFNQFNPDLYAPGDWARRARRAGMTHMTLTSKHHDGFCLWPTGETDFNVSNTPYGRDLIGPFVEACRTEGLKVGLYYSLIDWSHRDFAIDPFHPLRNIEDLEGYNAKCDVARYQAFMKAQVTELLTQYGEISHFFPDFSYPRATHRGVSGKGRDYWDSEGLLALVRELQPNAIVNNRLDLLDIEADFYTPECFVPHEAPLRKGRPVDFESAFTMSERWSYNRDEQNWKSPHQLIRVLVDMVSMGGNLMMNVGPTGRGILDQRTMAALDTYADWMELHARSIYGCGRSPFQAPKDCRLTQNGNRVYVHLFSWPYKHLYIEGLGGKVAYAQLLNDASEITWLPPGRRVLGEGEGLQGLDQDDLPHDILVLQLPPAKPPVEVPVIELVLK; via the coding sequence ATGTCCGCCACAAATCTATCCTTACTGAAGCCGGATTCCGAGAGGAAGAACTGGTTCATTCATGACCGTTTCGGAATGATCATTCATTTCGGTCTCTACTCGCTCCACACGCAAGGCGCCTGGCACCGGAGCCGGCAGGAATTGCCCCACGAGCACATTCTGAAGTACTTCAATCAGTTCAACCCCGACCTCTATGCCCCTGGGGACTGGGCCCGGCGCGCCCGGCGCGCCGGCATGACCCACATGACACTGACCTCCAAGCACCACGATGGCTTTTGCCTCTGGCCGACCGGGGAAACCGATTTCAACGTAAGCAACACACCCTACGGCAGGGACCTCATCGGTCCATTTGTCGAAGCCTGCCGCACGGAGGGCCTGAAGGTGGGCCTCTACTACTCCCTGATCGACTGGAGCCACAGGGATTTCGCGATCGACCCCTTTCATCCCCTGCGCAACATCGAAGACCTTGAAGGCTACAACGCGAAGTGCGACGTTGCGCGCTACCAGGCGTTCATGAAGGCCCAGGTCACGGAACTGCTGACTCAGTACGGCGAAATCAGCCATTTCTTCCCGGATTTCAGCTATCCGCGGGCGACGCATCGGGGCGTGTCCGGCAAGGGGCGCGATTACTGGGACAGCGAAGGGCTGCTCGCGCTCGTGCGGGAGCTGCAGCCGAACGCGATTGTGAACAACCGGCTGGATCTGCTGGATATTGAAGCCGACTTCTACACGCCCGAGTGTTTCGTGCCTCATGAAGCGCCCCTGCGAAAGGGCCGGCCGGTCGATTTCGAGTCGGCTTTCACCATGTCCGAGCGGTGGAGCTACAACCGCGACGAGCAAAACTGGAAGAGTCCGCATCAACTGATTCGGGTTCTGGTCGACATGGTCTCCATGGGCGGCAATTTGATGATGAACGTCGGCCCGACGGGACGGGGCATCCTGGACCAACGGACCATGGCGGCGCTTGACACGTATGCCGACTGGATGGAACTGCACGCGCGTTCCATATACGGATGCGGGAGGTCCCCCTTCCAGGCGCCGAAGGACTGCCGGCTTACGCAGAACGGCAATCGGGTTTATGTGCATCTGTTCAGCTGGCCCTACAAGCACCTTTACATTGAGGGCCTGGGAGGCAAGGTCGCCTATGCGCAACTGCTGAACGACGCCAGCGAAATCACCTGGCTGCCGCCCGGCAGGCGCGTGCTCGGAGAAGGCGAAGGGCTGCAGGGCCTGGACCAGGACGACTTGCCGCACGACATTCTTGTCCTGCAGCTCCCGCCCGCAAAACCGCCGGTTGAAGTGCCGGTCATCGAACTCGTTCTCAAGTAG